The DNA region TTTTTGTGATTGTAGCTTTTGGCTCTTTAAGGCTTAAAATTTTAATGTATTTAGATAAAAATTTAAAGCTTTGGCTAAGCGTAAAAAGCGCTCTTTTATCAGCATTTAGCTATCATTGCTTAAAAATTCAAGAGAGAAAAATGCATAACCTAAACCAACTTTTTGTCTTTACGAACTCGCGTAAGATTCGTGAATTTAATGCAAGTTTTAATGATGAGCTAATCCCAAAAAGCCTAAGTATCGCTGAGTTTTATAAAAAGGTAGTTTATGTAGATGGTAGGTTTGAGATTGATAGCACCTATGCTTTAGTGCTTATGAATAGAGCCTGTGCCAGTGTTAAAAAGGCAAACTCGATTCTTAAAATTCCAACTGAGTTTTTTGAATTTTTAAAAAATAATGACTATCTTTTTTCATTTTTTAAAGAGCTAGCTATTAGTAAAAAGAGTATTGCTGAGATCAAATTTAACGATATTTACGCTAATTTTGAGGAGCATTTAAACATACTTGAAGAGGTTTTAAAAGAGTATGAGAGTTTGCTTGGTCAAGAAAATCTCTATGATGATATAACCTTGCCAAAAATTTATAACATAAATGAAGCTTACATCAAAAGCTTTAGTGAAATTTCACTGCATATAGATGGAATTTTAAGTGAATTTGAGTGGGAAATTTTAGAGAAAATCTCAAAGCTAACTACGCTAAAAATTATCTTTCAAACTAGCGTTTTCAACACAAAGCTAATCAATAAAATAAAGCAAATTTCAGCTATTAGCGAGATTGAAAATTACAAAAAATATGAGCTAAATTTAAAGACAAATGAGCTAATTTGCTTAGAAAATATCAAAAAATTTGAGCCAGTTTTAGAAAAGCGATTTGCCACTAGAAGCCTGCAATGTGCCTACGCTATGGCAAAGGCGAGCGAGTTTGTGCGTGAGGGCATAAAGCCTGAAAACATCGCTGTTATATTGCCAGATGAGAGTTTTAGTGAAATTTTAAGGCTACATGATAGCAATAAAATTTTTAACTACGCTATGGGCGAGAGCTTTAAAAATACAAAATTTTATGAGGCGCTTTTTTACATTACAAGAGCGATAAACGAAGAGGCAAGGCCGGTTTTTGATCAAAGCAAGTGTGAGAGCTACGAGGAGCTTGGCTTTATCTTGAGCACGCTTGGTGTAAATGAAGAGCTTTTTAATAAATTTAAATCAAGCTACTTTGAACTTTGTGACTTTGCTAAATTTAAAGAGTTAATAGACGAGCTTTTAACGCTTGAAAATGAGCCAAGATGCGAAGAGAAGCTCGCACTTGAGCTTTTTAGGATTGAGAATTTATGTAGGTATTTTAGCTTTAGCCTAAAGCAGTTAAGTGAAATTTTCTTGCTAAATATCTCGCGCCTTAGCATCGATGATGTGGGCGGTGGAAAGATCAGCGTCATGGGCATGCTTGAGAGCCGTGGAATGAAATTTGATGGTGTGATCATAGTTGATTTTAATGATAACTTCATCCCAGCAAGAAGCACAAATGAGATGTTTTTAAACTCGAAAGTGAGGCAAAAAGCAGGACTTATAAGCTACCTTGAGCGTGAAAATTTGCAGAGATTTTACTATGAAAGTCTTATAAACAATGCCAAAAAGGTCGCCATAAGCTGTGTTTTAAACGAAGAGAGTATTCCTTCAAGATTTTTAAAAAATTTCAAAACAATAAAAGATGAGAAATTTAGTGATGAGGCCTATTTAAAATTATTTTTAAAAGGAAGTACAAGCCTAAATTTAAGCGATGACGAGATCATTTTGGAGCATGATTTTTTCACTAAACCGCTATCATTTTCGACGCTAAATCTATTTCTAACCTGCCCAAGAAAGTATTATTACGCAAAGATAGCTGGTATAAAAGGAGCAAAAGCAATAGCAACTGAGCCAGGATCTAAGCAGGGAAATAGCGTGCACAAGGCGCTTTATGAATACTACACGAGTGAATTTTATAGACAAAAAAATATATTTGATTTGGCTATTTTTAAAGAAATGCTCGCAAAGCAAGATTTTTCTTCGCTTGAGCTTGAGATTTGGTCGCAGAAATTTAAAGAATACGCAGAGTTTGAAGATGAACGTTTAAGTGATGGCTTTAGAGTGCTTGAGTGTGAAAAAGATATAGAGAGTGATTTTTGTGGTGTAAAGATAAAAGGCATTATCGATAGGATCGATGCTAGCCCTGATGGTGAGCCTTTTATACTTGATTATAAAACTGGTGATGCAAATGCGAACTCGCTTCAGCTTGCATTTTATGAAGCACTTTATGGCAGCGAGGTAAAAAGTGCTTATTTTGCTCTAAAAAATGAACCAGTGCTTATCAGCTCGAAAAAAAGTGTGGATGATCTAAAGGCCGAAATAGAAAATCTAAAGAGCGTAAATAACACTAAGATAAATTTTGAAAGAAAGAGTGGAGCTTGTAAATTTTGCGAGTATGCCATACTTTGTAGGAGAGAGTTATGAAAGATTTTTTAGCCCTAAAAGCAAGTGCTGGAAGCGGGAAAACATTCGCTTTAAGTGTTCGTTATATCGCTTTGGTGCTTAGAGGCGAAAATATAAACGAGATCATCGCTCTAACCTTTACCAAAAAAGCGGCCAATGAGATGAAAGAGCGCATAATCACAACTTTTTTGGACTTGCAAAACAAAAAGGACGAGCTTGAAAAGCTTTGCAAAGAGCTTAGTTTTAGCCAAGATGAGGTCGTAAAAAGACGCGATGAGAAGCTTGATAGGTTTTTGCAAAGTGAGCTAAAAATTTATACATTTGATGCATTTTTCTCTGGAATCCTAAAGAAATTTAGTCAAAATTTAGGGCTTAGTCCTGATTACAGCGTGCAAGATAGTCTGCAAGATCTGGCATGGAAAAAATTTGTAAAAGAGGCAAGTAAAGATCAAAAGCTTCTTAGCGAGCTTGCACTCATGATGATCATTTCAAGCCAAAAAGAGGCAAGTTTCTCACAGACTTTGGCTAAATTTTATGAGAGCTTTGGTGGTGAGCTAAAAGATAGTGGTGCAAGCTATCCAGATGATAGCAAGGTAAGAGCAGCGCAAAAGGAGATAAATGAGCATATAGCCTTGCAAAATGGTGCTAGCGATACGGCCAAAAAGACATTTAAAGAGCAAAATTTGTTTGAGCTTTTTAAAAATAAGGTCTTTGAAAGAGAGAGCCTAGATTACCGCACTTTTAGCAAAATTTATACAAGTGAGCTTGATAGGCTCTTTAACGAGCTAAAAGAGGCGGCAAAAGAGTATATTTTGGAGGTTGAAAGATATAGACTTAGCGGTTTTAGCAAGCTCTTAAATGTTTATAAATACTCAAATTTAGAGCTAAATAAAGAGATAAATTCTCTAAGCTTTGCTGATATAAATAAGCTGGTCTTTAAGCTTTTGGTTGAAAATTTTGATAAAGATGTGCTCTATTTTAGGCTTGATGGCCGCATAAATCACCTTTTGATAGATGAGTTTCAAGATACAAATGTGATCCAATATGAGATCATCTTGCCCATTATCAATGAAATTGTTTCGGGATACGGACAAAACGGACTCGGAAGCTTTTTTTACGTTGGAGATACGAAGCAGAGCATTTATAAATTTAGGGGCGGTAAAAAAGAGCTTTTCGATAAGCTTGGAGAGAAATTTGAGCAAATTTTGGTGGAAAATTTGCCTAGCAACTACCGCAGCTTAAAGGCTTTAGTGAAATTTAATAACACTGTTTTTGAAGAAATTTATCATAGGTATGGGCTTAGCTTTGAGCCGCAAAAACCAGCTAAAAAAGATAAGGAGCTAAACTACAAAGTAAGTGGTGAGTGCCCTTATTTTGAAGCCGAGGAAGATGACTATGGCTACTTGCGTGTGCTAAGTGACGAGGATATCGCGGGTGCGGCAGTTTCACAAGTAAAAGAGCTACTTACTGCTGGCGTAAATGCAAGCGATATAACTGTGCTTTGCTGGAAAAATAGCGACATCAGCCTCATCTCAGAGGTGCTTAGCAGTGAGGGGATAAAAAGCGTAAATGAAGGCACTTTGGAGCTAAAGCGAACACCGTTTGTTGCAGCGATCATCGAGTATGCGAAATTTTGTCTTTTTGGTGAAGAAATTTATGAAAAAAATGTAAAAGCACTCGTAAATACAAATCCTAAAAGGCTAAAAATAAAAGCTGAAGATAGTGCGACAAAAAGCCTATTTTATCTAGCTAAAAATTTATACATAAATATGGCTGATGTTGATATTTTAAGGCTTTTTGAGCTAAGTAGTGGCTACAAAAATTTAAGCGATTTTATCTTTAATCTTGAAAATTTTAGCTCTAAAATCAGTCCAAAAA from Campylobacter concisus includes:
- a CDS encoding RecB-like helicase, with protein sequence MKDFLALKASAGSGKTFALSVRYIALVLRGENINEIIALTFTKKAANEMKERIITTFLDLQNKKDELEKLCKELSFSQDEVVKRRDEKLDRFLQSELKIYTFDAFFSGILKKFSQNLGLSPDYSVQDSLQDLAWKKFVKEASKDQKLLSELALMMIISSQKEASFSQTLAKFYESFGGELKDSGASYPDDSKVRAAQKEINEHIALQNGASDTAKKTFKEQNLFELFKNKVFERESLDYRTFSKIYTSELDRLFNELKEAAKEYILEVERYRLSGFSKLLNVYKYSNLELNKEINSLSFADINKLVFKLLVENFDKDVLYFRLDGRINHLLIDEFQDTNVIQYEIILPIINEIVSGYGQNGLGSFFYVGDTKQSIYKFRGGKKELFDKLGEKFEQILVENLPSNYRSLKALVKFNNTVFEEIYHRYGLSFEPQKPAKKDKELNYKVSGECPYFEAEEDDYGYLRVLSDEDIAGAAVSQVKELLTAGVNASDITVLCWKNSDISLISEVLSSEGIKSVNEGTLELKRTPFVAAIIEYAKFCLFGEEIYEKNVKALVNTNPKRLKIKAEDSATKSLFYLAKNLYINMADVDILRLFELSSGYKNLSDFIFNLENFSSKISPKNADGIKIMTVHKSKGLEFAHVIVCDMMSKGRGDDSNFITEYSEKGEWIVKSRISGRENFDPEYAGVLEQMRELEKQENINKIYVAFTRATKSLIIIKQATPSGNSPSFFSFYTRSDKSEVNDYLDLKEFSFGKILPSKSEQKEAKKDEKMPEILKIERQEIEAREQKTSGKNLEAIYFGLAFHYLLEMSERFDENSLLKAKSLMLNKFYKFLSPDRLEDAFKRAKILINEPKFLECIKDKEIYKEQPFKVKNELKQMDLFCIGESEICVIDYKTTDKNIEENKKQVGEYKEALSKFYPKHSIIAVIFYALDGKISYIEV
- a CDS encoding PD-(D/E)XK nuclease family protein, producing MYLDKNLKLWLSVKSALLSAFSYHCLKIQERKMHNLNQLFVFTNSRKIREFNASFNDELIPKSLSIAEFYKKVVYVDGRFEIDSTYALVLMNRACASVKKANSILKIPTEFFEFLKNNDYLFSFFKELAISKKSIAEIKFNDIYANFEEHLNILEEVLKEYESLLGQENLYDDITLPKIYNINEAYIKSFSEISLHIDGILSEFEWEILEKISKLTTLKIIFQTSVFNTKLINKIKQISAISEIENYKKYELNLKTNELICLENIKKFEPVLEKRFATRSLQCAYAMAKASEFVREGIKPENIAVILPDESFSEILRLHDSNKIFNYAMGESFKNTKFYEALFYITRAINEEARPVFDQSKCESYEELGFILSTLGVNEELFNKFKSSYFELCDFAKFKELIDELLTLENEPRCEEKLALELFRIENLCRYFSFSLKQLSEIFLLNISRLSIDDVGGGKISVMGMLESRGMKFDGVIIVDFNDNFIPARSTNEMFLNSKVRQKAGLISYLERENLQRFYYESLINNAKKVAISCVLNEESIPSRFLKNFKTIKDEKFSDEAYLKLFLKGSTSLNLSDDEIILEHDFFTKPLSFSTLNLFLTCPRKYYYAKIAGIKGAKAIATEPGSKQGNSVHKALYEYYTSEFYRQKNIFDLAIFKEMLAKQDFSSLELEIWSQKFKEYAEFEDERLSDGFRVLECEKDIESDFCGVKIKGIIDRIDASPDGEPFILDYKTGDANANSLQLAFYEALYGSEVKSAYFALKNEPVLISSKKSVDDLKAEIENLKSVNNTKINFERKSGACKFCEYAILCRREL